The Nitrospirota bacterium sequence AACTCGCAACAGCGATGGTATTTGGATGGGTCTGAAGAGTTATCCAGATATCACCCTCCTTGCTGTTTGCTATAACATCCGAGAGGAGATCACTTACATAACCTCCTGTTACTTCTCTTTGAAGGTTTCTCCCTGAGGATTTTACCTCTAAAGACAACTTCTCGACAATCTCAAAAAGTTTCATTTATGATATCCTTTTGTGCTTTTTTGAGGTTTATAATCATTTCAACAGTCGTCCCCTCTCCAACAACTGATTCTATCCTGAATGCATCTGAATTCTTCTTCATATTGGGAAGCCCCATACCAGCACCCCACCCCATCTCCCTGACCCAGTCCGGGGCTGTTGAGTATCCCTCCTGCATTGCCAGTTCAATGTTTTCAATACCAGGTCCCATATCCTCTACGACTATCCTGAGGTGCTCAGGCGTAATATAATAACGCATTATTCCAGCCACTGCATATATTATAACATTCATCTCTGCCTCAAAGGTTGCTATTGTTGTCCTCTTAACAGTATTCTCGTCCAGCCCGAGTTCAATAAGGGTAGACTTCAACTGAGACGATGCCTCACCAGCCCTTATAAAATCCCCTCCAACTAAATGAAAACTTCCTTCAAGTGTATCCTTGACAGCCATTTGTTATCGTTCACGCCAGCCTCTTTTCGAGCGCCCTTTTAACGACACTGAGGAGTTCATCAGGTGTAAATGGCTTCTCGATGTAGTCAAATGCACCAAGTTTAATTGCCTGAACCGCTGTGCCTACCGTTCCAAACCCAGTTATTATAATAACCTCAGTATTAGGCCACCCTTCTTTGATCTTCTGGAGAATCTCAATACCATCCATATCTGGCATCTTGAGATCGGTCAGGACAATGTCAAATATACCATCCTCAAGGCATTTCAGTCCTTCTTCACCACTTGGGACTGTCTCTACCTCATAGCCTTCAGGAATCAATGTCCTCTCACAACTAAGCCTTACTATCGCTTCATCATCTATAACAAGAATTCTCTGTTTATCCATAGCGAACTCCCTTCTAATGAAAACTGAATATTACAATAAACTATAGCATACTGTTATTCCGCTACAGGAAATCTGATAAAGAAGCTTGTTCCTTTGCCTACCATACTTTTAACCATTATCTCTCCGCCATGATGTTTTACAATCCCATAACTCACTGCGAGGCCAAGCCCTGTCCCTTTCCCGACAGGTTTTGTGGTGAAGAAGGGCTCAAAGAGATTGCCGAGATGTTCTTCTGAAATTCCATGCCCTGTGTCAGTAAATTCGATCGAAACAAACGACCTTCCATCTGATGTGACCTTTCGTGTTGCAATAGTAAGTGTTCCTCTATCATCCATAGCATCAGCAGCATTAATAATCATATTCATAAAGACCTGCTGGAGGTGGGAAGGGTCACCTTTAATGTATGGAAGTGTATCATCCATATGTATAACGAGTTTCACATTGTGGAATTTTGCCTGACCTCGCACAATAGAGAGAGTGTTGTCCAGAATCATATTAATATTTATCAGACCTTTCTCAGAGGGTGTTGCTCTGGAAAAACTCAGGAGTCCTTTTATAATCTTTGAACATCTCTCAGTCTGTTCAATGATAATCTCAACATCCTCTCTGTCCTGTTTATTTTCAGGTGGGATTCTCTTTAACATAAGGTGGGAG is a genomic window containing:
- a CDS encoding response regulator; this encodes MDKQRILVIDDEAIVRLSCERTLIPEGYEVETVPSGEEGLKCLEDGIFDIVLTDLKMPDMDGIEILQKIKEGWPNTEVIIITGFGTVGTAVQAIKLGAFDYIEKPFTPDELLSVVKRALEKRLA
- a CDS encoding ATP-binding protein yields the protein MAVKDTLEGSFHLVGGDFIRAGEASSQLKSTLIELGLDENTVKRTTIATFEAEMNVIIYAVAGIMRYYITPEHLRIVVEDMGPGIENIELAMQEGYSTAPDWVREMGWGAGMGLPNMKKNSDAFRIESVVGEGTTVEMIINLKKAQKDIINETF
- a CDS encoding DRTGG domain-containing protein; amino-acid sequence: MKLFEIVEKLSLEVKSSGRNLQREVTGGYVSDLLSDVIANSKEGDIWITLQTHPNTIAVASLKNLSGVIIVNGRQPEEETLKKAEAEGITIMVSRLPTFEIAGRLYHLLK